One window of Halonatronomonas betaini genomic DNA carries:
- the mrdA gene encoding penicillin-binding protein 2, with protein sequence MNKRIRLFKILILIIFVVLIGRAFQLQVIQGVQYFRLAENNRISIRPVNAPRGRIFSSEGQTLVSNKLSYNLYYQPNELPPGLTRDDIFNRMASVTDFSREELEEDFQRGRERSSPGEGILIKRNLDNRSMVKLEENRDILPGIDVREAALRDYVFDNTGSHIFGYVGEIGLADLRNLTDLGHDYSGGDIIGITGLERQYEEYLKGNKGFESIQVNHLGHRTELIDEKSPEPGHDLFLNIDWELQQYTERILADKFSELQKESEEDDDIAMPQGSSAVVMEVDTGKVLSMVSYPDFNPNYFAEGFRSSDVNQLFQDPLRPLINRNIMTTEPPGSIFKLVTGTAAVENLGVQADTKFNDSTGRFNIPGWSRAFTNWLGYGEGELSFTRAMARSNNIIFYKLGYELYEEFGGSKLIETAREFGLGKKTGIDLPEERDGLVPDGQWKRETRGEGWYPGDSVNMSIGQGDILLTPLQAVQMTAAVANRGNIYKPRLVDEIRTAQGEVINKYQPELVSQMPYSNNTFEIIEDGMLETVMHERGTASTPFSDFPIDIAGKTGTAQIGGTGTSHAWFVAYGPVPDPEIAVVVFIDQGETSSNAVPVAADIFSYYFDLFPEDQELEDEE encoded by the coding sequence ATGAACAAAAGAATTAGGCTTTTCAAAATATTAATCTTAATAATCTTTGTTGTTTTGATTGGGAGAGCCTTTCAATTGCAGGTTATACAGGGAGTTCAATATTTTCGGCTTGCTGAAAATAATAGAATATCAATTAGACCGGTAAATGCTCCAAGAGGTAGAATTTTTTCCTCTGAAGGCCAGACGCTGGTATCTAATAAGCTTTCATATAATCTTTATTACCAACCGAATGAATTACCTCCTGGTTTAACTAGAGATGATATTTTTAATAGAATGGCTAGTGTAACAGATTTTTCTAGAGAAGAATTAGAAGAGGATTTTCAAAGGGGAAGAGAAAGAAGTAGCCCTGGTGAAGGCATTCTTATAAAGAGAAATCTAGATAATCGGTCTATGGTTAAATTAGAAGAAAATAGAGATATTTTACCTGGGATAGATGTTAGAGAAGCTGCATTAAGGGATTATGTTTTTGATAATACTGGTTCTCATATATTCGGCTATGTAGGAGAAATTGGGTTGGCAGATTTACGAAATCTCACTGACCTTGGGCATGATTATTCTGGAGGAGATATCATTGGAATTACAGGTTTGGAAAGGCAATATGAGGAATATTTAAAAGGAAATAAAGGTTTTGAATCTATACAGGTTAATCATTTAGGGCATAGGACAGAACTTATAGATGAAAAAAGTCCAGAGCCTGGGCATGATCTTTTTTTAAACATTGATTGGGAACTTCAGCAATATACTGAAAGAATTTTAGCTGATAAATTTTCGGAGTTACAGAAAGAATCTGAAGAAGATGATGATATAGCAATGCCTCAGGGAAGTTCTGCAGTTGTAATGGAAGTTGATACAGGTAAAGTTCTATCAATGGTAAGTTATCCAGATTTTAATCCTAATTATTTTGCTGAAGGCTTTAGGTCCAGTGATGTTAACCAGTTATTTCAGGATCCTCTACGACCTTTAATAAATAGAAATATTATGACTACAGAGCCACCTGGTTCAATCTTTAAATTAGTAACTGGTACAGCAGCTGTTGAAAATCTGGGAGTTCAAGCAGATACCAAATTTAATGATAGCACAGGAAGATTTAATATCCCAGGTTGGAGTAGAGCATTTACAAACTGGCTTGGATATGGAGAAGGCGAGTTAAGTTTTACCAGAGCTATGGCTAGATCCAATAATATTATTTTTTATAAATTAGGCTATGAATTATATGAGGAGTTTGGTGGTTCAAAATTAATAGAGACAGCAAGGGAATTTGGTTTAGGCAAGAAAACAGGTATAGACCTCCCAGAGGAAAGGGATGGTTTAGTACCTGATGGTCAATGGAAAAGAGAAACAAGAGGAGAAGGCTGGTATCCTGGTGATTCGGTTAATATGTCAATAGGCCAGGGAGATATCCTTCTAACTCCATTACAAGCAGTTCAAATGACAGCTGCCGTAGCAAATAGAGGTAATATTTATAAGCCTAGATTAGTAGATGAAATAAGAACTGCCCAGGGAGAGGTAATTAATAAATATCAACCTGAATTAGTGAGCCAGATGCCATATTCTAATAATACTTTTGAAATTATTGAAGATGGAATGTTAGAGACGGTAATGCATGAAAGGGGAACTGCTTCAACTCCTTTTTCTGATTTTCCAATTGATATAGCTGGTAAAACTGGTACAGCTCAGATTGGAGGAACTGGAACAAGTCATGCCTGGTTCGTTGCTTATGGTCCTGTTCCAGATCCTGAAATAGCAGTTGTTGTATTCATTGATCAGGGAGAGACCAGCTCGAATGCTGTACCGGTAGCAGCTGATATATTCTCTTATTATTTTGATCTCTTCCCTGAAGATCAAGAATTAGAAGATGAAGAGTAA
- the minC gene encoding septum site-determining protein MinC gives MQIINTKMTAKGVIIDFDWKYDFDVIKDSLKSHFEEAGSFYEGTDLFFKVGQNELELNYFKELFEIAENFLSSETGIYLVGQEDNKESSDISKENRPKKEAIIEEVSFKGDTVLVKGTIRSGQAVEHPHNLVIMGDVNPGAEVKAGGDIIVFGRLMGLVHAGAGGKKEAQVAALRLAPTQIRIANKISRPPEDNDDQIFSPEKAFIKEERIIVEKIDF, from the coding sequence ATGCAAATTATTAATACGAAAATGACAGCTAAAGGTGTAATAATTGACTTTGATTGGAAATATGATTTTGATGTGATTAAAGATTCTCTTAAAAGTCACTTTGAAGAAGCTGGTTCTTTCTATGAAGGGACTGATTTATTTTTTAAAGTAGGGCAAAATGAATTAGAATTAAATTACTTTAAGGAATTATTTGAAATAGCAGAGAATTTTTTGAGTTCAGAAACAGGAATATATCTTGTCGGTCAAGAAGATAATAAAGAGAGTAGTGATATTTCTAAAGAAAACAGACCTAAAAAAGAAGCTATAATTGAAGAAGTATCTTTTAAAGGAGATACTGTCCTGGTTAAAGGTACAATTAGATCTGGACAGGCAGTTGAACATCCTCATAATCTGGTGATTATGGGAGATGTTAATCCTGGAGCTGAAGTTAAAGCAGGAGGAGATATCATAGTTTTTGGCAGGTTAATGGGACTTGTTCATGCAGGGGCAGGAGGCAAGAAAGAGGCTCAAGTTGCAGCATTAAGGCTTGCTCCTACTCAGATTAGAATAGCTAATAAGATCTCAAGGCCACCAGAGGATAATGATGACCAAATATTTAGCCCTGAGAAAGCATTTATTAAAGAAGAAAGAATTATTGTTGAAAAGATTGATTTTTAG
- the minD gene encoding septum site-determining protein MinD, translated as MEGKAIVITSGKGGVGKTTTTANLGTALAMLDKKVCLIDADIGLRNLDVVLGLENRIVYDLIDVVEGNCRLEQAMIKDKRNPNLFLLPAAQTRDKDAVSEEQMKNLIKELKEKMDYVLVDSPAGIEQGFRNAIAGVDLGLIVATPEVSSVRDADRIIGLLEAEGLNDPQLLINRLRRDMVGRGDMMNIDDIVEILAVEVLGVIPEDENIVISTNKGEPIVLKDKTYSGKAFNNIAKRIEGQDIPLMTIEKESLFNKVKRIVGLS; from the coding sequence TTGGAAGGAAAAGCTATTGTTATTACATCAGGAAAAGGTGGAGTTGGCAAAACTACAACAACTGCAAATCTAGGAACAGCCCTGGCAATGCTTGATAAGAAGGTCTGTTTAATAGATGCAGATATAGGTCTTAGAAATCTGGATGTAGTTTTAGGTTTAGAGAATAGAATAGTTTATGATTTAATTGATGTTGTAGAAGGGAATTGTCGGTTGGAACAGGCAATGATTAAAGATAAAAGAAATCCTAATTTATTTTTGCTCCCTGCTGCCCAGACAAGAGATAAAGACGCCGTTAGTGAAGAACAGATGAAAAATTTAATTAAGGAACTTAAAGAAAAAATGGATTATGTTCTTGTTGACTCTCCTGCAGGAATTGAACAGGGTTTTAGGAATGCAATTGCAGGTGTAGACTTAGGCTTAATTGTTGCAACGCCAGAAGTATCTTCGGTTAGAGATGCTGACAGAATAATTGGTTTGTTAGAAGCTGAGGGCCTAAACGATCCACAATTATTAATAAATCGCCTGCGAAGAGATATGGTTGGTCGTGGTGATATGATGAATATTGATGATATAGTTGAAATTTTAGCTGTTGAAGTTCTTGGTGTAATTCCAGAAGATGAAAATATTGTTATTTCAACTAATAAGGGAGAACCAATAGTATTAAAAGATAAGACTTATTCTGGTAAGGCTTTTAATAATATAGCTAAAAGGATTGAGGGTCAGGATATACCATTGATGACAATTGAGAAAGAATCTTTATTTAATAAAGTTAAGAGAATTGTTGGTCTATCATAG
- the minE gene encoding cell division topological specificity factor MinE has product MFISDEKTETKGEGSKNIAKERLQFILVQDRIKLSPQQMEEMKAELLDVIKKYIDVDDNDIEMDISREEEMMAMIANFPLKKRE; this is encoded by the coding sequence TTGTTTATATCAGATGAGAAAACTGAAACTAAAGGAGAAGGTAGTAAAAATATTGCTAAAGAGCGCCTTCAATTTATTTTAGTTCAGGATAGAATTAAACTTTCACCACAGCAGATGGAAGAAATGAAAGCGGAATTATTAGATGTTATTAAAAAATATATTGATGTTGATGATAATGATATTGAAATGGATATATCTAGAGAAGAAGAAATGATGGCAATGATTGCTAATTTTCCGTTAAAGAAAAGGGAGTAA
- the rodA gene encoding rod shape-determining protein RodA yields MHWNKKLLKHINIYIPILVLSLIIIGLFVISSATGMADGNHQPFIRTQIAATVLGIVFIILLLFLDYRIFKDYDIIIYALTIIMLGFIFILGITVSGGRRWLSIGPVNFQPSEVSKIFMILFLASYLDRNRNKLNTLKDLFKSLLFIFPPFILIVLQNDLGTALVLMFIFVVMYYAAGGKLKHILLVFGGGFLIVVLIITSHVIFETPLPFLQQYQLNRLIAFVNPNIDPFGIGYNIIQSKIAVGSGLLTGRGFLSGPQTQLNFLPEKHTDFIFAVLGEEFGFIGVAVVLIIYLLLLLQILKVAARAKDGFGQLIAIGVMGLFLFHVLENVGMVLGIMPITGIPLPFISYGGSSMVISLISIGLVININMRRKKIIF; encoded by the coding sequence ATGCACTGGAATAAAAAATTATTAAAACATATAAACATCTATATTCCCATTCTGGTGCTTTCTTTAATAATCATAGGCCTTTTTGTTATTAGTAGTGCTACCGGGATGGCTGATGGTAATCATCAGCCATTTATTAGAACTCAAATAGCAGCTACTGTATTAGGAATAGTTTTTATAATTCTTCTACTTTTTTTGGATTATAGAATCTTTAAGGATTACGATATAATTATTTATGCTTTAACAATTATAATGCTTGGTTTTATATTTATTTTAGGTATAACTGTTTCAGGGGGGAGGCGCTGGCTCTCAATTGGACCAGTAAATTTTCAACCTTCTGAAGTCTCTAAGATATTTATGATTTTATTTCTAGCATCATATTTAGATAGAAATCGAAATAAATTAAATACTTTAAAAGATCTTTTTAAAAGTCTTTTATTTATTTTCCCACCGTTTATTTTAATTGTTTTGCAGAATGATTTAGGAACTGCTTTAGTATTGATGTTTATATTTGTTGTAATGTATTATGCTGCAGGAGGGAAGTTAAAACATATTTTGTTAGTTTTTGGTGGGGGGTTTTTAATAGTTGTTTTAATTATAACAAGTCATGTTATTTTTGAAACTCCATTACCCTTCTTGCAACAGTATCAATTAAATAGATTGATTGCTTTTGTTAATCCAAATATTGATCCTTTTGGGATTGGATATAATATTATTCAGTCAAAAATAGCCGTAGGATCAGGATTATTAACTGGTCGAGGATTTCTTTCAGGACCTCAGACTCAGTTAAATTTTCTTCCAGAAAAACATACAGACTTTATATTTGCTGTTTTAGGAGAAGAGTTTGGTTTTATAGGAGTTGCAGTAGTGTTAATAATCTACTTACTTCTTTTATTACAAATATTAAAAGTTGCTGCCAGAGCCAAAGATGGTTTTGGTCAACTTATAGCAATTGGTGTTATGGGACTTTTCTTATTCCATGTTCTTGAAAATGTTGGCATGGTACTTGGAATTATGCCTATAACAGGTATACCTTTGCCGTTTATAAGTTATGGGGGGAGCTCAATGGTTATATCTTTAATTTCAATTGGGCTTGTGATTAATATTAATATGAGAAGGAAAAAGATTATATTTTAG
- a CDS encoding TIGR03960 family B12-binding radical SAM protein, with the protein MAEVFSQIDDYLIEVDSPERYIGQEWNQIVKDWDSTDFKICVGFPDTYEIGMSHLGLKIIYHMLNEENEFLCERVFAPWTDMEDLLKEKDIGLFSLENKRELMDFDLLGFTLQYEMSYTTILNMLDLGKIPVYSSERGKEDPFVMAGGSTVFNPEPITPFIDFFYIGEAEENLLNVVKSLKKWQEQNLNRDDILFKLAQLSGVYVPSLYETQFDGQEFSGIRPLKDSIKPEIKRQRVNNLNNAYCPTDYIVPYMEIVHNRAVIEVSRGCQRGCRFCAAGMTYRPTRERSVEKIIELADKTLASTGYDELALASLSTVDHTKIKELLDQLTERYNSSNISISLPSLRVDEFSVEMAKNVQEIRRSGLTFAPEAGTDKLRERINKGIKEEDLYKSVKAAFSYGWHRIKLYFMLGLPGETEEDLLGIANMAKNVLDIGQEIRRNTDRRMKKVEVQVNVTTFIPKPFTPFQWVKMASMEEIRDKINFLQKNLRKKGINFDWNDPEVSRLEGLVARGDRRMSEVIYHVWQQGSRLEGWNEHIYPERWFEALDKYNIEIESIIGEKSPDQPLPWDHLIAGVNKEFLKEEYRKSFLSEETPDCRWNYCSDCGVCYKPYSELCLESNQVIDNVN; encoded by the coding sequence TTGGCTGAAGTTTTTAGTCAAATTGATGATTATTTAATAGAAGTGGATAGTCCTGAAAGATACATCGGTCAGGAATGGAATCAGATAGTTAAGGACTGGGATAGCACTGATTTTAAAATATGTGTTGGGTTTCCAGATACTTATGAAATTGGCATGTCCCATCTTGGTTTGAAGATAATTTATCATATGCTGAATGAAGAAAATGAGTTCTTATGTGAAAGAGTTTTTGCTCCCTGGACCGATATGGAAGATCTTTTAAAAGAAAAAGATATTGGCCTCTTTTCTTTAGAAAATAAAAGAGAGCTTATGGATTTTGATTTGCTTGGTTTTACTTTGCAGTACGAGATGAGTTATACAACTATTTTAAATATGCTTGACCTAGGAAAGATACCGGTATATAGCTCTGAAAGAGGCAAAGAAGATCCGTTTGTGATGGCTGGTGGTTCAACAGTATTTAATCCTGAACCGATTACTCCATTTATAGATTTCTTTTATATTGGTGAAGCAGAAGAGAATTTATTGAACGTTGTAAAATCATTAAAAAAATGGCAAGAGCAAAATTTGAATAGAGATGACATACTATTTAAATTAGCCCAACTATCTGGAGTATATGTTCCATCACTATATGAAACTCAGTTTGATGGACAGGAATTTAGTGGTATTAGACCTTTAAAAGATAGTATTAAACCTGAGATTAAAAGACAGAGGGTTAATAATTTAAACAATGCGTATTGTCCTACAGATTATATAGTCCCTTATATGGAAATAGTCCATAATAGAGCCGTTATAGAGGTTTCTAGAGGTTGTCAGCGTGGATGCAGGTTCTGTGCTGCAGGAATGACCTACAGGCCAACTAGAGAGAGATCTGTTGAAAAAATCATTGAATTAGCAGATAAGACCCTTGCAAGCACAGGTTATGATGAGCTTGCCCTGGCTTCTTTGAGTACAGTTGATCATACTAAAATTAAAGAGTTATTAGACCAGTTAACTGAACGTTATAATTCCAGTAATATTAGTATTTCATTGCCCTCATTAAGGGTGGATGAATTTTCTGTAGAAATGGCTAAAAACGTTCAAGAGATTAGAAGAAGTGGTTTGACCTTTGCCCCGGAAGCAGGAACCGATAAATTAAGGGAAAGAATAAATAAGGGAATAAAAGAAGAAGATTTGTATAAATCTGTAAAGGCCGCTTTTTCTTATGGCTGGCACAGAATTAAACTTTATTTTATGCTGGGCTTACCTGGAGAAACTGAAGAAGATTTATTAGGCATTGCTAATATGGCAAAAAATGTCCTGGATATTGGTCAGGAAATCAGAAGAAACACTGATCGTAGAATGAAAAAAGTAGAAGTACAGGTAAATGTGACTACATTTATTCCTAAACCATTTACACCGTTTCAGTGGGTTAAGATGGCATCAATGGAGGAGATCAGAGATAAAATTAACTTTCTACAGAAAAATTTAAGGAAAAAAGGTATAAATTTTGATTGGAATGATCCTGAAGTAAGTAGACTTGAGGGTTTAGTTGCCAGAGGTGATAGAAGAATGTCAGAGGTAATATATCATGTATGGCAGCAGGGAAGTCGCCTGGAAGGCTGGAATGAGCATATTTATCCTGAAAGATGGTTTGAAGCTTTAGATAAATATAATATAGAAATTGAAAGTATAATTGGTGAAAAAAGCCCAGATCAACCGTTGCCCTGGGATCATTTGATAGCAGGAGTTAACAAAGAGTTCTTAAAGGAAGAATATAGGAAATCATTTTTGTCTGAAGAAACTCCTGACTGTCGTTGGAATTATTGCAGTGACTGTGGAGTATGTTATAAACCATATTCAGAACTTTGTTTAGAGAGTAACCAGGTGATTGACAATGTTAATTAG
- a CDS encoding TIGR03936 family radical SAM-associated protein, with protein MLIRAKFARDYNLRYISHLEIMDTFRKGIRRAGLPGAYSQGFNPTLNLSLSQPLPVGMAGGGEYLDLELTRPINGEGFKARLNSFLPEGLKILDARYIPDQTGLKSLQALLNRAEYHISARGKLKEKREVLIEKLMAKNKIIVIRKRRNKPDREYDIRPLIFEAKVLKDNKISFIVSTGSSGNVRPEEIVKALQTLEPEVPDHSVIDFYRSGLFVEKGDKIISPLTDQVLEER; from the coding sequence ATGTTAATTAGAGCTAAGTTTGCAAGAGATTATAATTTGAGATACATTTCTCATCTGGAAATAATGGATACTTTCAGAAAAGGAATCAGGAGAGCCGGTCTACCAGGTGCATATAGTCAGGGCTTTAATCCAACATTGAACCTTTCACTTTCTCAACCTTTGCCTGTTGGTATGGCTGGCGGAGGAGAGTATTTAGACTTAGAATTAACAAGACCAATTAATGGAGAGGGTTTTAAAGCCAGGCTGAATTCTTTTTTACCAGAAGGCTTAAAGATATTAGATGCCAGATATATTCCTGATCAGACTGGATTAAAGTCTTTGCAGGCCCTCTTAAATAGAGCTGAATATCATATTAGTGCCAGGGGTAAATTAAAGGAAAAAAGAGAAGTATTAATTGAAAAATTAATGGCAAAAAATAAAATAATAGTAATCAGGAAAAGGAGAAATAAGCCTGATAGAGAATATGATATTAGGCCACTAATATTTGAAGCAAAAGTTTTAAAAGATAATAAAATATCTTTTATAGTAAGCACGGGCAGTTCAGGCAATGTCCGTCCTGAAGAAATTGTTAAAGCTTTACAGACATTAGAACCAGAGGTTCCTGACCATTCTGTAATTGATTTTTATAGGTCAGGACTTTTTGTGGAGAAGGGGGATAAAATAATTTCCCCATTAACAGACCAGGTATTGGAGGAGAGATAA
- a CDS encoding Rne/Rng family ribonuclease has product MSKKILINSGIREKRAAILVNDNLDNLFFERDTYERNEGSIYRGKVKDVLPGMQAAFVDIGSERNGFLHINDAYPLFNEKQRKRFSQRKLKINHVLSPGQEIMVQVTKEPIGEKGPKLTCRVSLPGRYYVFLPNENRINISRRIRDHGERGRLKNITKGLKNGNTGVIIRTNAANKEKKILKMDYNFLNSLWQRILSRYKRSKAPKLLHSDINLIHQIVRDHLGSDIDRVVIDDREDYKNLSEFAERLDPDINSRIFLYQRERPIFETYGIEQELDKLMRRKVWLKSGGHVVFDSTEALVAVDVNTGKFVGKKNLQDTVFKTNLEAAKEIARQLRLRDIGGIIIIDFIDMDIESNRNKVLEVLEQELARDRTRTSILGLTKLGLVEMTRKKVRERLSELVQKECPYCDGTGRIVAETTMAFKVIRELNSLASRENFEAILCEVHPDVAAVLIGNGGEKLNQLEKDLDKDIYIRGNNKLHREDFEVIKKGSKEELKELALPVKEGQKYRLKIEDQHSENRSAGISRYKGYIIIVEKAGDRVGQECRVKIDSVHRTYAKAELLSNS; this is encoded by the coding sequence GTGAGTAAGAAGATTTTAATTAATTCAGGTATTCGAGAAAAGAGAGCAGCAATTTTAGTAAATGACAATTTAGATAATCTATTTTTTGAAAGAGACACCTATGAACGTAATGAAGGGAGTATTTATCGAGGAAAAGTTAAAGATGTGCTTCCTGGTATGCAGGCTGCTTTTGTAGATATAGGCAGTGAGCGTAATGGTTTTCTTCATATAAACGATGCTTACCCATTATTTAATGAAAAGCAAAGAAAAAGATTTTCCCAGAGAAAATTAAAGATAAATCATGTTTTAAGTCCTGGCCAGGAAATCATGGTTCAGGTGACAAAGGAACCTATTGGGGAAAAGGGTCCGAAATTAACATGTAGAGTAAGTCTTCCAGGAAGATATTATGTTTTTCTTCCAAATGAAAATAGGATTAATATTTCTAGAAGGATAAGAGATCATGGAGAACGGGGTAGATTAAAAAATATAACTAAAGGTTTAAAGAACGGTAACACAGGGGTAATTATAAGAACTAATGCTGCCAATAAAGAAAAGAAAATTTTAAAGATGGATTATAACTTTTTGAATTCGTTATGGCAGAGAATTTTATCCCGCTATAAAAGATCAAAAGCTCCGAAACTTCTCCATAGTGATATAAATTTAATTCATCAGATTGTTAGAGACCATTTAGGGTCCGATATTGACAGAGTTGTTATTGATGATAGAGAAGATTATAAAAATCTTTCTGAGTTTGCTGAAAGACTTGATCCAGATATTAATTCTAGAATATTTTTATATCAAAGAGAAAGACCAATCTTTGAGACCTATGGTATCGAGCAGGAGCTAGACAAATTAATGCGTCGTAAAGTCTGGCTTAAATCAGGTGGTCATGTTGTTTTTGATTCAACAGAAGCTCTTGTAGCTGTTGATGTCAATACTGGAAAATTTGTCGGTAAAAAGAACTTACAGGATACTGTTTTTAAAACTAACCTAGAAGCTGCAAAAGAGATTGCCAGACAGTTACGGTTAAGGGATATTGGTGGAATAATAATTATAGATTTCATAGATATGGATATTGAGTCTAATAGGAACAAAGTTCTTGAAGTACTGGAACAGGAACTGGCAAGAGATAGAACTAGAACATCAATATTAGGCTTAACTAAGCTAGGGTTAGTTGAGATGACAAGAAAGAAAGTAAGAGAAAGATTAAGTGAGTTAGTTCAAAAAGAATGTCCATATTGTGATGGAACAGGTAGGATTGTTGCTGAAACTACAATGGCTTTTAAAGTAATTAGAGAATTAAATTCACTGGCTTCAAGGGAGAATTTTGAAGCAATTTTATGCGAAGTCCATCCAGATGTTGCTGCAGTTTTAATTGGTAATGGTGGAGAAAAATTAAACCAATTAGAAAAAGATCTTGATAAAGATATTTATATAAGAGGAAATAATAAATTACATCGTGAAGATTTTGAAGTGATTAAAAAAGGTAGCAAAGAAGAGTTGAAAGAACTGGCATTACCAGTAAAAGAGGGCCAAAAATATCGTTTAAAGATAGAAGATCAGCATTCTGAAAATCGCTCCGCAGGTATTAGCAGATATAAAGGATATATAATAATCGTAGAAAAAGCTGGTGATAGAGTAGGCCAGGAATGCAGGGTCAAAATTGATTCAGTTCATAGAACTTATGCTAAAGCAGAACTATTATCTAATTCTTGA
- the rplU gene encoding 50S ribosomal protein L21 → MYAIIKTGGKQYRVNEGDILKVEKLTTPEGEKLDIDQVLAISNDEGLNVGQPYLENAKVEATVLEHGKNKKVTVFKYKPKSRQRTKTGHRQPFTRIRIDSING, encoded by the coding sequence ATGTATGCAATTATAAAAACTGGTGGTAAACAGTATCGTGTTAATGAAGGTGATATCTTAAAGGTTGAAAAGCTAACCACTCCAGAAGGAGAGAAGCTTGATATCGATCAGGTATTAGCTATTTCCAATGATGAAGGCTTAAATGTTGGTCAGCCTTATTTAGAAAATGCTAAGGTTGAAGCAACTGTTTTAGAACATGGTAAAAACAAAAAGGTTACTGTTTTTAAATATAAGCCAAAAAGTCGTCAAAGGACAAAGACTGGACATAGACAACCTTTCACCAGAATTAGAATAGATTCAATTAATGGATAA
- the rpmA gene encoding 50S ribosomal protein L27: MATKKGVGSSKNGRDSISKRLGVKEFGGEFVTAGSILVRQRGTKFHPGFNVGRGNDDTLFAKVDGYVNFERKSKKKRTISVYTPEQYEAMAQ; this comes from the coding sequence ATGGCAACGAAAAAAGGTGTTGGTAGTTCTAAGAATGGTCGCGATAGCATATCGAAACGACTTGGAGTAAAAGAATTCGGTGGAGAATTTGTTACTGCCGGCAGCATCCTGGTCCGACAGCGTGGTACTAAATTCCACCCTGGATTTAATGTTGGACGAGGCAATGATGATACCCTCTTTGCCAAAGTAGACGGTTACGTTAATTTTGAAAGAAAAAGTAAGAAGAAGCGTACAATAAGCGTTTACACTCCAGAACAGTATGAAGCAATGGCTCAGTAA